In Perca flavescens isolate YP-PL-M2 chromosome 7, PFLA_1.0, whole genome shotgun sequence, the following proteins share a genomic window:
- the cacna1sb gene encoding calcium channel, voltage-dependent, L type, alpha 1S subunit, b produces the protein MAANAEAKPVIMNEEELKRKQREKLKKLQATGGNPRPARTLFLFNLKNPFRKACISIVEWKTFEIIILLTIFANCIALAVFLPMPEEDTNNTNTSLESLEYIFLIIFTLECFLKIVAYGLVFHEGAYLRNCWNILDFVIVFMGLFTFALDTINKIADVPMEKGGGFDMKALRAFRVLRPLRLVSGVPSLQVVMNSILKAMLPLLHIALLVFLLVTIYAIMGLELFKCKMHKTCYYVGTNIYSTAEGELPAPCAQAGNGRRCTINGSECRPGWEGPNNGITHFDNIGFAMLTVYQCITMEGWTKVLYWVNDAIGNEWPWVYFVPLILVGSFFVLNLVLGVLSGEFTKEREKAKSRGEFQKLRERQQLDEDLHGYMEWITHAEVLDADREGKGLLPLISDSDTDSLYDLEGKSRIVYYYRLARRWNRFFRMKCLLYVKTKSFYWIVMFLVFLNTLTIATEHHHQSDSLTSLQDVASRILLVLFIIEMFVKMYALGPRAYFMSLFNRFDFFVVLCGILEMIMFSAGAVTPLGFSVLRCIRLLRILKVTKYWTSLSNLVASLLNSVRSIASLLLLLFLFIVIFSLLGMQVFGGKFNFTDHRPRRSNFDNFPQALICVFQILTGEDWTTIMYNGIMAYGGPVIPGILVSIYFIVLFVCGNYILLNVFLAIAVDNLAEAESLTSAQKEKAEEKLRRKLLRSKMPDKTDEERERIAKKLAEQRSKMEGIPTTAKLKIDEFESNVNEVKDPFPPDDFPGDDEEEEPEIPISPRPRPMADLQLKEEAVPLPEASSFFIFGPQNKFRKLCYKIINASFFTNLILLFILLSSISLAAEDPIDPKSYRNKILAYADIVFTTVFTIEIVLKMTVYGAFMHEGSFCRNSFNILDLIVVTVSLLSMGMESSAISVVKILRVLRVLRPLRAINRAKGLKHVVQCVFVAIKTIGNIVLVTMLLNFMFACIGVQLFKGKFYSCTDPSKMTGEECQGYFVKHMENSLQDTVLAKREWINSDFNFDNVLYGMLALFTVSTFEGWPKLLYRAIDSDEEDMGPVFNNRVDVSIFFIIYIILIAFFMMNIFVGFVIVTFQEQGEQEYKDCELDKNQRQCVQYALKARPLRCYIPKNPYQYRVWYIVTSCYFEYLMFFLIMLNTLCLGMQHCNQSDHVTKLSDMLNLIFTVLFTVEMILKLMAFKARGYFGDPWNVFDFIIVIGSVVDVILSEVDSALAASGGLYCLHGCAETNPMQAIAASENASVSITFFRLFRVMRLVKLLNRSEGIRNLLWTFIKSFQALPHVALLIIMLFFIYAVIGMQIFGKVALVDGTQINRNNNFQTFPQAVLMLFRCATGEAWQEVMMASMYGKKCDPKSDFLPGEEYTCGSNFAVFYFLSFYCLCAFLILNLFVAVIMDNFDYLTRDWSLLGPHHLDEFKKIWAEYDPEATGRIKHLDVVTLLRRIQPPLGFGKFCPHRAACKRLVGMNMPLNSDGTVTFNATLFALVRTALKIKTEGNFEQANEELRAIIKSIWKRTSMKLLDQVIPPIGDDEVTVGKFYSTFLLQDHFRKFLKHQEEYYGYRPSKKSASGPEIQAGLRSIDEEVAPEMHRAISGDLQNEEEMDRAMEEAGEEGIYQRTHDLFGNRVDSFSAEPVIAQSQQMTSQRPLKFSESQSESPPNSADLVHTTEFFPTTTTKNNTNNNAFAEFSFDREGSPEDFYNPSEDAEPGNLHSWNFTVRTDKTQFPYDPNYGDSQSQSSCTAADQLVQEALEQGGLASLAKDPGFLSVTKQEMADAMHTTVDEMESVAQGILSKRAGSVTSVKKRRPIPVPPPAAAVAAQAKGQPDPAVRRKRRPIPSIPSVQEADSNV, from the exons ATGGCAGCCAACGCAGAGGCCAAGCCGGTTATCATGAATGAAGAGGAGCTGAAGAGGAAGCAGAGGGAGAAGCTGAAGAAGCTACAGGCGACAGGGGGAAACCCTCGACCTGCTAGAACCCTCTTCCTCTTCAACCTCAAAAATCCCTTCCGCAAGGCCTGCATCAGCATTGTCGAGTGGAA AACCTTTGAGATCATCATCTTATTGACTATCTTTGCAAACTGCATTGCTTTGGCTGTATTCCTGCCCATGCCTGAAGAAGACACCAATAACACCAACACAAGCTTG GAGAGTTTGGAGTACATCTTCCTGATCATATTCACGTTAGAGTGCTTTCTTAAGATAGTGGCCTATGGGCTCGTGTTCCATGAAGGCGCCTATTTACGGAACTGTTGGAACATATTGGACTTTGTCATCGTCTTCATGGG CCTCTTCACCTTTGCCTTGGATACCATCAATAAGATAGCAGATGTGCCAATGGAAAAGGGTGGGGGGTTCGACATGAAGGCACTGAGAGCCTTCAGAGTGCTGCGGCCCTTACGTCTTGTCTCTGGAGTCCCCA GCCTGCAGGTGGTGATGAACTCCATCCTCAAAGCCATGCTGCCTCTGCTGCACATCGCCCTGCTGGTCTTTTTACTGGTAACCATCTATGCCATCATGGGACTGGAGCTCTTCAAGTGCAAAATGCATAAAACCTGCTACTATGTTGGCACAA ATATCTATTCCACAGCAGAAGGTGAGCTGCCTGCACCCTGTGCTCAGGCTGGTAATGGACGCCGCTGCACGATCAACGGCTCTGAGTGTCGACCAGGCTGGGAGGGTCCCAACAATGGCATCACCCACTTTGATAACATTGGCTTTGCCATGCTTACAGTCTACCAGTGTATCACCATGGAGGGATGGACCAAAGTGCTCTACTGG GTTAATGATGCCATAGGTAATGAATGGCCCTGGGTCTACTTTGTTCCCCTCATTCTGGTGGGTTCCTTCTTTGTGCTCAATCTGGTTCTGGGTGTGCTCAGTGG AGAGTTTACCAAAGAGCGAGAGAAGGCCAAGTCACGTGGAGAGTTCCAGAAGTTGCGAGAGCGTCAGCAGCTGGATGAAGACCTGCATGGCTACATGGAATGGATCACTCATGCTGAAGTCCTGGATGCCGACCGAGAGGGCAAAG GACTCCTCCCTTTAATCAGTGACTCTGATACAGACAGCCTGTATGACCTGGAAGGAAAGAGTCGAATTGTCTACTACTA CCGTCTGGCCCGTCGCTGGAACCGTTTCTTCAGGATGAAGTGCCTGCTGTATGTGAAAACCAAGAGCTTTTACTGGATAGTGATGTTCCTCGTCTTCCTCAACACCCTGACCATAGCAACAGAGCACCACCACCAGTCTGACAGCCTCACTTCCCTACAAG ATGTGGCCAGTCGTATACTGCTGGTGCTGTTTATCATCGAGATGTTTGTGAAGATGTATGCTCTGGGTCCCAGAGCATATTTCATGTCCCTGTTTAACCGTTTTGACTTCTTTGTGGTGCTATGCGGTATCCTGGAGATGATCATGTTCTCTGCAGGAGCCGTGACTCCCCTGGGTTTCTCTGTACTGAGGTGTATCCGACTGCTGAGGATCCTTAAAGTCACAAA GTACTGGACCTCTTTGAGTAATCTTGTGGCCTCTCTACTCAACTCTGTTCGTTCCATTGCCTCCCTGctccttcttctcttcctcttcatcgTCATTTTCTCACTCCTGGGCATGCAAGTGTTTGGGGGGAAATTCAACTTTACCGACCACAGACCCAGACGCAGTAACTTTGACAACTTCCCTCAGGCCCTcatctgtgtgtttcag ATCCTAACAGGAGAGGACTGGACCACCATCATGTACAATGGCATTATGGCCTATGGAGGGCCTGTCATTCCTGGCATCCTGGTCTCCATCTACTTTATCGTCCTCTTTGTCTGTGGAAACT ATATCCTCCTCAATGTCTTCTTGGCCATTGCCGTCGACAACCTGGCAGAGGCTGAGAGTCTGACTTCAGCTCAGAAAGAAAAGGCAGAGGAGAAGTTGAGGAGAAAGCTACTAAG ATCCAAAATGCCTGACAAGACTGATGAGGAAAGGGAGAGGATAGCTAAGAAACTGGCAGAGCAGAGATCTAAGATGGAGGGTATACCCACCACAGCCAAG ctcaaaATTGACGAGTTTGAGTCCAATGTCAATGAAGTGAAAGATCCATTTCCACCTGACGACTTCCCAG GTGATGACGAGGAGGAAGAGCCTGAAATCCCCATCAGCCCTCGGCCCCGACCGATGGCCGACCTGCAGCTGAAGGAAGAAGCCGTTCCATTGCCTGAAGCCagctccttttttatttttggcccTCAGAACAA GTTCCGTAAACTGTGCTACAAGATTATCAACGCCTCTTTCTTCACCAACTTAATCCTTCTGttcatcctcctctcctccatttcCCTGGCGGCTGAAGACCCCATCGATCCCAAGTCCTACAGAAACAAG ATTTTGGCCTATGCTGACATTGTATTCACAACTGTGTTTACCATTGAGATTGTACTGAAG ATGACAGTATATGGAGCATTCATGCACGAAGGCTCCTTCTGCCGTAACTCCTTCAACATTCTGGATCTGATTGTGGTTACAGTCTCTCTGCTTTCTATGGGGATGGA ATCCAGTGCTATCTCTGTGGTGAAGATTCTCAGGGTGCTAAGGGTGCTGAGGCCTCTCAGAGCCATCAATAGAGCCAAGGGGTTAAag CATGTCGTCCAATGCGTGTTTGTGGCCATCAAAACCATTGGCAACATCGTCCTGGTCACCATGCTGCTGAATTTTATGTTTGCCTGTATCGGAGTGCAACTTTTCAAG GGTAAATTCTACAGCTGCACAGACCCATCGAAAATGACAGGGGAGGAATGCCA GGGATACTTTGTGAAGCACATGGAGAATTCTCTACAAGATACAGTGCTGGCAAAGAGAGAATGGATCAATAGTGACTTCAACTTTGACAATGTGCTCTATGGCATGCTGGCTCTCTTTACTGTTTCCACATTTGAGGGCTGGCCAAA ACTGTTATACAGAGCCATTGATTCAGATGAAGAAGACATGGGTCCTGTCTTCAACAACCGTGTGGATGTGTCCATCTtcttcatcatctacatcaTCCTCATCGCCTTCTTCATGATGAACATCTTTGTTGGCTTTGTCATCGTCACTTTTCAGGAGCAGGGTGAGCAGGAGTATAAGGACTGTGAGCTGGACAAGAACCAG CGTCAGTGTGTGCAGTACGCCCTGAAAGCTCGACCTCTGAGGTGCTACATCCCCAAAAACCCCTACCAGTACAGAGTCTGGTACATTGTCACCTCCTGCTACTTTGAATACCTCATGTTCTTCCTAATTATGCTCAACACCTTGTGTCTGGGGATGCAG CACTGTAATCAGTCGGACCATGTCACCAAGCTGTCTGACATGCTGAACTTGATCTTCACTGTGCTCTTCACTGTGGAGATGATTCTCAAGCTCATGGCCTTCAAAGCGAGG GGCTACTTTGGAGACCCTTGGAACGTCTTTGACTTCATTATTGTCATCGGTAGCGTTGTTGATGTCATCCTGAGTGAAGTCGAT AGTGCCCTGGCTGCCAGTGGAGGACTGTACTGTCTCCACGGCTGTGCT GAGACAAATCCTATGCAAGCAATTGCG GCGTCTGAAAATGCCTCAGTTTCCATCACGTTCTTCCGACTCTTCCGTGTCATGCGTCTGGTCAAGCTGCTGAACCGTTCAGAAGGCATCCGTAACCTTCTGTGGACCTTCATCAAGTCCTTCCAG GCTCTACCTCATGTAGCTTTGCTTATCATAATGCTCTTCTTTATCTACGCTGTCATAGGGATGCAG ATCTTTGGAAAGGTAGCCTTAGTGGATGGCACCCAAATCAACCGCAACAACAACTTCCAGACATTCCCTCAGGCTGTTCTGATGTTATTCCG GTGTGCTACTGGAGAGGCTTGGCAGGAGGTAATGATGGCTTCGATGTATGGGAAGAAGTGTGACCCTAAGTCTGACTTTCTGCCAGGAGAGGAGTACACCTGCGGGTCCAACTTTGCTGTCTTCTACTTCCTCAGCTTCTACTGTCTCTGTGCCTTCCTT ATCCTCAATCTGTTTGTAGCTGTCATCATGGACAACTTCGACTACCTGACCCGTGATTGGTCTCTTCTTGGTCCACACCATCTGGATGAGTTTAAGAAGATCTGGGCTGAATATGACCCTGAAGCCAC GGGTAGAATTAAACATCTGGATGTTGTGACGCTGCTGCGACGCATCCAGCCTCCACTGGGCTTTGGCAAGTTCTGTCCTCATCGTGCTGCATGCAAG CGCTTGGTTGGCATGAACATGCCTCTCAACAGTGATGGCACTGTCACCTTCAACGCCACCCTGTTTGCTCTGGTCAGGACTGCACTCAAGATCAAAACAGAAG GTAACTTTGAGCAGGCCAATGAGGAGCTGAGAGCCATTATAAAATCAATCTGGAAACGCACTAGTATGAAACTGTTAGACCAGGTCATCCCCCCCATAGGAG ATGATGAGGTGACTGTAGGGAAATTCTACTCCACCTTCCTGCTCCAGGACCATTTCCGTAAGTTCTTGAAGCATCAGGAGGAGTATTATGGCTACCGGCCCTCTAAGAAGAGTGCCTCAGGCCCGGAGATCCAG GCGGGCCTGAGGAGTATCGACGAAGAGGTGGCTCCAGAGATGCACAGGGCCATTTCAGGAGACCTGCAGAATGAGGAAGAGATGGACAGAGCTATGGAGGAGGCTGGAGAAGAAGGCATCTACCAG CGTACACACGATCTGTTTGGTAACCGGGTGGACTCCTTCTCTGCTGAGCCCGTCATCGCTCAGTCCCAGCAGATGACCAGCCAGCGGCCCCTCAAGTTCTCCGAGAGTCAGTCCGAGTCTCCCCCAAACTCCGCTGACTTGGTGCACACTACCGAATTTTTCCCCACAaccacaacaaaaaacaacacaaacaacaacgCCTTCGCAGA ATTTTCATTTGATAGAGAAGGCAGTCCAGAAGATTTTTACAATCCCAGTGAGGATGCAGAGCCAG